TGGCCGGCCATAGCCCTAGTAGAGCCGATCTCTACAACGCCTCGTGGGCTCCACTCTTACATTGTACGTAAAAGGCTGGATCATTCTTCCCCCTGTCTGTGCGCTACAGTCTTGCATTTTTCTAACCAGCATCTTCCTCTGGTCAGATCGCATCTGGGGTTCTTGGTTGGCCGTTTACTCCGTAAGAGTCTTACCGATGCCTTATCATCAAGCTGCCTAAGCAGCTCACAGTCCTGTCCTTAGGGTCTCTAGTGACAGTTTGATAGAAAGTTATTTGCGGTTAATCATTGCCAAGGTGTGGTTTAGATGTCGATCGGCAAAGTGCTTAAGTGTGGCGCCGGCGTTCATTCCCGTAACGGAATTTGGTGAAGAAATCGCCAATATAACGATATATCCCCGGGCTTCAGCCGtgccaaaagaagaaatattctttaattagCACATGTCATGAGCTCTGCAGGCtcgtatttttttttttttttttttttttttttttgcctcaTAACATTCAGCTACCTCGGCCAATACGCATGCATCAGTGCTCTAAGCGAGGCTAGAAGTACTCCGTCGACTAGGTGGGTCTGTCTCCTGTAGCCAATATCGACAAGTCTAGAGCGAGGGAAGGCTTTAGTTCAATAAGTGGAGCGGCATATTAATGATGTCTAGTGCTATGAAAACGCCTCTCTTCAACATGTAAAGCACGAGATAGCTAATATGTCGGGTTTGTATACATGCAACCCCAAGCCATTTTCATTCAGATTTCCAGGTGATTACGTTATCGCTGGCAATTAcaatattctcttttcttccgaTAGATATCTGAGGGGGCGGGAATGCCAACAGCAATTTTActctatttttctattttcctAGTACCACCCACGCGCAGCAAGCGATATAGGGAGGTCTTCACATTCCTCGAACCACGCTCCGACTGATACAGACAAATACGATTAAGTTTCCTGGGATACTGTGAGTGCATCCCTTTAAGTTGAGTCCATCTGGGATGAATAGATGAATGGCTTACTCTTTGATATGTGGTGTCGTTTCATCACTCATTTCACCGAAGGAATATATTCCAGACTTGGAGCTTTGAAAGGCTTATTTACTTCATAGTGAATTGCTTTAGGCGAATTAATCTATACCCAAGTATGAATGGCAAGAGGATATACTGTGCTTCAAGCGTTGTATTCATTGACTGCGCCGAGTGAAATAACGGGTACTCACTGCTAATGCAAATGCGACACTTGACTATGTCCTAATATTGGGGCATAGATATATCTTCAACACTCTTCGgccttgctttcttctctcttcctgtCTTTCTCTGCCCATCAACACTTGTATCACTACTAAACACACTCTGCCTCGATCCAAACAAAGCAAGATACTCCAACTCCCGAGTAGTATGCCTTCTATCAAGACTTCTGTCGCTCTCCTCGCCATACTCAGTCTATATCTCAAGAGTGTACTGGGTTTCTTTCCGCAGACCTTTACTCATGACAGTACTACCAGTAACAATGTTCCTACCCCTACCCCCCACTCCCACGCCTACAGCTCTTCTAGAGACCACCAGCCCCTTCGATCGAGAGGATGCCCTCCAGGTTGAGCAGAGACAAGTATGTCCTACCAACAAGACCTTCTATTCTTAAACATATCCAGTCCCAGTACTCACAATACCTGCTTTAGAAACAATGCGATGGGACCTGCACCTATGGGCTTTGCTTCTGCACCCCCTACCATTGGTGTCACTGTAATGTCCATAAGGCACACTGTGTTTGCAGATGGTAGGCGCATACTACTCCATACTAAAATACGTAGTGCGAGGGCTTGTTTGACATAGTCCAGGTAACAATGGGTTTGGGGGGTTTCCAGCCGGAGGTCTACGGTGGTGCTGGGCGCTACTGCAGCATTCTTTCCTGAAGGCCTGTGGTTCTCTGATCGGGGTATAAAGCAGGGCTCGATTATTTATGCTTCTGCTGTAGATAATACCAGGTTGGTAGTCGTATAACTTCAGTCATTCCTGGATTCGGGGGGAACATGATGaatcttttgtttttgataTCGTCTCCCGAGTCGTAAGAGAGATACTCTGACCTAGTATGCTGCACT
This DNA window, taken from Aspergillus flavus chromosome 5, complete sequence, encodes the following:
- a CDS encoding uncharacterized protein (expressed protein), which gives rise to MARGYTVLQALYSLTAPSEITDISSTLFGLAFFSLPVFLCPSTLVSLLNTLCLDPNKARYSNSRVVCLLSRLLSLSSPYSVYISRVYWVSFRRPLLMTVLPVTMFLPLPPTPTPTALLETTSPFDREDALQVEQRQKQCDGTCTYGLCFCTPYHWCHCNVHKAHCVCRW